One Bacillota bacterium genomic window, GTCGGCCGGTGGAGCACCATCGCGCCGGCCGGGACGCTCTCGGTCACCCAGCAGTTGCCGCCGATGACGGCGCCGCGGCCGACGACCGTCGAGCCGCCCAGGATGGTGGCGCCGGAGTAGACGACGACGTCGTCCTCCAGGGTGGGGTGGCGCTTCTGGTTGCGGATCAGCTCGCCGTGCTCGTCCTTGGGGAAGCTGAGCGCGCCGATGGTCACCCCCTGGTAGAGCTTGACGTGATCGCCGATCACGGCGGTCTCGCCGATGACCACGCCGGTCCCGTGGTCGATGAAGAAGTTCCGGCCGATCCGGGCGCCGGGGTGAATGTCGATGCCCGTCACGCTGTGCGCATGTTCCGTCATCATGCGCGGGATGAGCGGAACGCCCAGGCGCCAGAGCTCGTGCGCCAGCCGGTAGACCAGGACGGCGAAGAAGCCGGGATAAGCGAGCAGGATCTCGTCGTAGCTCTTGGCCGCGGGGTCGCCGTCGTAGGCGGCCCGCACGTCGCCGCAGAGCGTCGCCCGGATGTCGGGCAGGCGCGCGATGAACTCCGCCGCCACCTCCTGCGCCCAGCCCATCTCGGGGCAGACCGAGCCGGAGGTGTCGCACGCGTGGGGCCGGGCCGAGTGGATCTCGTCGGCCAGATCCCAGAAGATGTCGCCCAGGCGCTCGTTGAGCGCCGTGACGTCGAGGCGGACGGCCTGCCGCCCGCTGTAATGTCCGGGGAAGAGCACCCGGCGGAGTTTCCCGATCAGGCGGACCAGCCGCTCCGCGTCAGGGTACCGGGGGGCGGCGGGTTCCGGCAGGTCGCCCTCCCGATGCTCCGCGTGGAGCCGCTCGGCCGCCTCGGCCACACGCTCCACGGCTCGCTCCAGGACGCCGCGCGGGACCCGGCCGCCCTCCTCCTCCAGGTCATGGGCCAATGCCATCGCCCTCCTTCGCTCCCCCAATCTAGCATCGCGGGCGCACCGGCCGCATACGCCTGGAGCGAACCGCCGGGGGTGAGGCCATGGGCGATCTGAAGGCGATGGCCGACCAGATCCGGGCACACGAGTCGGAGCTGGTGCCGCACTACGAGGAGCTGGCGCGGGCGGCCCAGACGCCCGCGGAGATCAAGATCGTCCACCAGCTCAAGTCCTATCAGCGGCTCCAGCTGCTCAGCCTCGAGCTGCTGGGCGATCGGGTGCCGGAGCGCTTCCTGGGCTTCGGGCGCGTCTCCGCCGACGACGTCAACATCCGCTCGGCACCCAACGGGCAGTCCAGCCTGGTGGGCAAGGTGCGGCAGGGCGACCAGGTGATCATCTGCAGCTACCAGGGCTACTGGGTCGAGGTCCAGGTGATGCACGGCCCGTCCGGGTACATCTTCCGCGACTACGTCCAGGAAGAGGGCGGCTGAGCGGAAGGAAGCCGCCCTCCCGGGGCGAAGCCGCTTCCCCACGGAGGCGGCTCGTCTGATCCTGCGCGACCCGGTCCACGGCGACATCCCACTGACGGCGGAGGAAGCCTGGCTCCTCGACGCGCCCGAGGTGCAGCGGCTCCGCTGGGTGCAGCAGCTGGGGACGGCCTACCTGGTCTACCCCGGGTGCCGGCACAGCCGCCTGGAGCACGGCCTCGGCGCCCTGGCGGTGGCCGGCCGGATCCTGGACGCGCTGGCCCGGAGCGGCTTCGCGCCGCCGGAGGAGGTGGCCCGGGCCGTCCGCGCGGCCGCACTCCTCCACGACGTCTCCCACGTCCCCTTCGGCCACACCCTGGAGGACGAGCGCGGCCTGCTCCCGCGCCACGACCAGGGGTCGCGGCTGGAACTCCTCCTGGCCGGCGAGCTGGGACGGAGGCTGGAACGGCTCGACCTGCTGGAGCCGGTGCGCGCGATCCTGGAGCCGGCCGGGGCCGGGGCCGGGCCCGGCCCCGGGAAGCGCCGGCTGCCTCCCTGGGCTCGGGAGACCGTGGCCGGCACCATCGACGCCGACCTGCTCGACTACCTGCGGCGCGACGCCTACTACGCCGGGCTGAGACCCGGCTACGACGACCGCATCTTCCGCTACTTCGTCCTCGACGACGGCCACCTGGCCCTCAACCTGCAGGACCGTGGGATCGAACGCCCGGACGCCCGCTCCGAGGTGGTCCAGGTGCTGCGCACCCGCTACTTCCTGACGGAGCGGGTCTACTTCCATCATGCCAAGGTGGCCTCGGGCGCCATGGTCTCCCGGGCGGTGGAGACCGTCCTGGAGGCGGGTGCCCTGCGCGAGGCCGACCTGCTGGCGCACGGCGACCAGACGCTCCTCGACTGGCTGGCCCGGGGCGCGGGCCTCGACGGGGAGGAGGGGCAGGCGGTCTCCCTCCTGGCCCGGGGCGTCCTGGAGCGCCGCCTGCTCAAACGCGCCTACGTGCTCACCCCGCGGACCACCCGCCCGGAGGAGCGGGCGGAGCTGACCCGCCGCTACTGGCGCCGGGGCGAGGAGCGCCGGCGGCTGGAGGCCGAGCTGGCCGGGGAGGCCGGCCTCCCCGAGGGCCTGGTGGTGGTCTGGTGCGCCCAGGAGAGCGCTCTCAAAGAAGCGCGGGTGCGGGTGATCGGTCCCGCGGGCCGGCGGGCGCTGGAGGGCCCGGAGGTGGAAGCGCTGGACCAGGCCTACCGGGCGCTCTGGCGGTTCTATGTCTTCGCTCCTCCAGAGGCCCGCGGCCGCGTGGAGGAGCTGGCCGCGCGCCGCTTCGACCGCCCCAGCGAGCTGCGGCCGCTCGGCTAGGGAAATCCCCGGGAGGGCGAGCCATTCGTCCACAAAATCACATCTCACTCATTTGAGGGAGAGGTCCTGGCCCGGTATAATGAACCCGCATTACGATAGATGAACATAAAGGAAGCACAGTAACGATCCGTAAGGGCGTCGGCCGACCTGGTATCCGAACGACGCCCCAAAGGGGGGTCGGCGGTGGCAGAGCCCAGGCCCAACCTCTGGGAGCGGATCCGCGGGACCGCGCTCTACAGGTCGATCTACCGGACGCGCTACCCGGACCAGCCTCGGTGGCAGTCCATGGTCATCCTGCAGAGCTTGGCGCTCCACCTGCATCCGGTCCGAATACCCAAGCGGGCCACCCGTCTCACCTACACGTGGGGGCTGGGGGGGCTGAGCGTCTGGCTCTTCCTCATCCTCACCTTCACGGGCGTCTTCCTGATGTTCTACTACGTGCCCGACGTGCCGGGCGCCTACTTCTCCATCCAGAACCTGGCCACAAGCGTCACCTTCGGCCAGTTCATGCGCAACCTCCACCGCTGGGCCGCGCACGCCATGGTCCTGCTGGTCTTCATGCACATGACGCGCGTCTTCCTGACCGGCTCCTACAAGCGGCCGCGGGAGTACAACTGGATGGTCGGCGTCGGCCTCCTGGTGCTCACCTTCCTGCTCAGCTTCACCGGCTATCTCCTGCCCTGGGACCAGCTGGCGCTCTGGGCGATCACGGTGGGGACCAACATGGCCGGCTCGACGCCGCTCATCGGCGGCACCGTCCGGACGGCGCTCCTGGGCGGTTTCAGCGTGGGGCCGGCGACGCTGGTGCGCTGGTACACCCTGCACGTCATCTTCCTGCCGCTGGCGCTGATCGTGGGCATGAGCATCCACTTCTGGCGCATCCGCAAGGACGGCGGCATCTCCACCCCGATCTACGAGGAAGAGGAGATTGGGACCCATGTCCAGCAGCTTGCCGGGTGAACGGACTCAACCGCTGGAGGAGGAAGGCGCACCCGCGCGGAACCCGCGCGAGCGCTTCTTCGAGGACGTGCCCGAGGAGGAGACGCGCTCCGTCTTCGTCTGGCCCAACCTGCTCAGCATCGAGCTGGTCGGCGGCCTCCTGCTCCTGCTCCTCCTCAGCGTCCTGGCCGTCCTGGTCAACGCGCCGCTGGAGACGCTGGCCAACGACGAGAAGACGCCCGACCCGTCCAAGGCGCCCTGGTACTTCCTCGGCCTGCAGGAGCTGCTCCTGCACATGCACCCGTCGCTGGCCGGCGTGATCGTGCCCGGAGTGGTCATCCTCGGCCTGATGGCCATCCCGTACATCGATCGGGAACGGGTCGGCACCGGCATCTACTTCACCACCAAGAAGGGGCTCCCCATCGCCCTGTTCTCGCTGGTCTACACGGCGGTCTGGGAGGTGGGGCTGATCCTGCTGGACCAGTACCTCCCCGCTGCCGAGGGCGGCCACGGCCTGGGCCCCTACCTGCACACGGTGCTGGGCTGGCCGGAGTGGATCTCCGCCATCGCGGTGCCGAGCGTGATCATGCTCTTCATCCCGACGCTGCTGGCCCTCATCGTGCGCAGGCGCTGGCAGGCCGACACGCGCGAGGTGATGATCGCGCTCTACGCCTTCTTCTTCGCCTCGTTCTGGACGCTGACCATCGTCGGGACCTTCTTCCGCGGGGAGAGCATGAACCTGGTCCTGCCGTGGAATCTTCCCGGCTTCAGCGAGTAGCGATCGTCGGCATGGGGGTGAGCGTGGCGTGAGCGTACAACCGGAGGCAGAGAAGCCGTCGGCCCAGCCCAAGCCGGCCCCGGAGCCGGAGAAGGTGAGCCGGCGGAGGCTCCTGCGCTACCTGATGTGGGGGTCGACGGGCGTCTTCACACTCGCCGTGGCGGGGACCGGGCTGGGCATGTTCTGGCCGCGCAAGATCGAGGGCTTCGGCGGCAAGGTGGTCGCCGGCCCGGTGAGCAAGTTCGCGCAGCCCCTCAGCGTCACCGTCGTGCGCGAAGGCAAGTTCTACGTCTCGCATGTGACCAGGAAGTACGCGCCCACCGAGGGGCTGATCGCGCTCTACTGGCGGTGCGTCCACCTGGGGTGCACCGTCCCCTGGGTCCCCGCCGAGGATCGCTTCCACTGCCCCTGCCACGGCTCGATCTACGATCACGCGGGCAAGAACATCGCCGGACCGGCGCCGCGACCGCTGGACTGGATGCCGTTGACGATCGAAAAGGGGATCGTGGTGGTCGACACGGGCAAGATCAACCAGCGGCACGCGGTGGAGGCCGATCAGATCACGCCGCTCAACGGCTGAACGGAGGGGAAGCAGGTGCTGCTGCAGCTGTCGGGCGCACGCGGGGAAGCGATCGAACTCCTGGTGGTCATGCTGACGCTGGGCGTCTTCTACGTCTCGATGTGGGCCATCGACCGCTGGATCCGGACCGACCGGCCCGGGCAGGTCGCCCGCCAGGGAGGTGCCCGGGGTGGCCGATGAACCCGTCCAGGACCGCGAGCGGGTCTACTTCCTGGTGATGATCTTCTCCTGGCTGCTGGTCCTCCTCCTCGTCGGCTACGCCATCTACGACCCGCTCCGCATGGCCGACGCGGCGGCGCAGCAGCGCCAGCAGTCCATCCAGAGCGGGGCGCGGCTCTATGCCCAGTACTGCATGGTCTGCCACGGTCCCAACGGCGAGGGCGTGGTCGGGAAGCCGCTCAACCGGCCGGACCTGCAGGGCGATCCGGCCGCCAAGCAGGACGTGGTGGCGATGCTGACGCAGACCATCACCAACGGCCGGCCGGGCTCCACGGTGCCGCGCTGGGTCCGCCTGCCCGGCGGCGAGTGGGCCTCCTTCACCGCCATGCCCGCCTGGGGGCGGTCGCAGAACGGGCCGCTCGACGAGCAGATGGTCAACGATCTGGTGGCCTTCATCATGAACGGCGACTTCGCCTTGGCCAACCGGTACACGCCGCCGGTGGGGACGGGGACGCTCGGCCCGGCGGCTGCGTCCGATCCGGCCAAGCTGGCCACGCAGCTGCCCAAGCCCGCCGGCCTCGACGCCGGGACGTACGCGCAGGCGCAGAAGATCGTCGGCAAGTACGGCTGCCTCAGCTGCCACACCATCGGCTCGGTGGGCGGCCGGATCGGGCCGGACCTGACCCAGGTGGGCAGCTGGGGGCTGGACGCCGACTTCCTCCAGGCGTGGGTGCTCCATGCCCCGACGGTCAAGGAGCGGGCGCCCGTCTACTGGTCCAACTACCAGAACCCCTTCCCCGTGCTGGAGCGAGCGCTGGGCAGCGGCGGGAAGGCGGACGGCCGGCTCGACCCGTTGCCGGCCCCGGTCCCCCTCCGCATCGGCACCGACATGCCCGACTTCTCCAAGGCGGGCATGACGCCGGAAGAGGCGAAGACGCTGGCCGACTACCTGCTCCACCTGAAGTGAGGTCACGGGGGGGGGGTCCGATGCAGCCGGCCGCGGAGTGGCTCTCGCTGGTCGCCACGCTGGCCTTCCTGGGCGGCGTGCTGCTCAAGCTCAACCAGCTGACGGGCTTCCCCTTCTTTCAGATGTTCGGCCTCTGGGCGCTGATCGGGGCGATGCTCCTGGTCAGCCGCTGGGTCGAGCGGAACCAGGCGGTCCGGGTGGAGGAGAGCGTCCTGGAGCGGCTCCGGCAGCTGCTGCCCGCCGGCTCGCGGCTCCTCCGCCTGCGGCGGGACCGGCGGCTGCCCGGGCAGGCCGACCTGGTCATCCTCGCGCCGGCGGGGGTGGGTCTCCTCCTCTACGACCGCTCCTCGCAGCAGCGGCTGCGGCGAGGAGCGGTGCGGGCGCTGGGGGAGTCGGCGCGCCGGGCGGAGGAAGCCCGCCGGAGGGCCGAACGGCTCCTGGCGGAGGAGGGTGGGGCCCACGGTCTGGTGCTGCGCGCCGGCGTCCTCATGCTCCGGCGACGGGTGCGGGAGACGGAGCTGGAGGAGGCCCGGACGCTGGCGGAGGCCGCGGGCCGGGTCGACTTCCTCAACGCCGAGGAGCTGGAGGAGTGGCTCCACCCGCTGACCGGGGGAGGGACGTGGGAGGCCGGGGCGAGGGCGGCCTTCGCGCGACGGTGGCGCGACGAGGCGTCGCTGGAGCCGGGGTCGCGGGAGCCGGCGGCGGAGACGGCCCGGGCCGCCGGCCGGTGGGGAGCTCCCGGCGCGCAGGGCTGAGGCGACCGGGCCGAAAGGAGGAGGAGCGGAGTGGCTTACACGATCGTGGAGACCTGCATCGGCTGCTCGGCCTGCGAGAAGGTCTGCCCCACCGACGCCATCTGGGGCAGGCAGCGGGAGCTCTTCCACATCGATCCCGAGCTCTGCATCGACTGCGGCGCCTGCGCCCGGGTCTGCCCGGTCCAGGCGATCCACGACGCGAAGGGCTTCTTCCCCCCGCGGATCGCCCGGCGCGCCGACTGGCCGAAGCCGGTGGTCAACCCGGACCTCTGCTCGGGCTGCAACTTCTGCGTGGACATCTGCCCCTTCGACTGCCTGGAGGTGGAGGGCGGTCCCATGTTCGGCATCGCCAGGCTGGTGCGGCCGAACGCCTGCGTCAGCTGCGGCGAGTGCGAGGAGGTCTGCATCAAGGGGGCGATCGTGGTCCCGGGCGTCCGCCGTCCCAGGGAGGTGGCCTGAGCGGCGAGCCCGAGACTGGGGCCGGCGGTCCAGCCGGCCTAGTCGGCGTCGGCCTGGAGCGCCGGTTCGCGGCTCTGGTTCCTGCGGTAGATGATCTCCAGCCCCGTGAGCGTCAGGAAGGGATCGACCCTCTGGATCGTCTCGCTCTCCGCCGCCACCAGCTCGGCGTAGCCCCCCGTGGCCACCACGGCGGAGCGGCTGCCCAGCTCCCGCTGGATGCGGCGGACCAGCGCGTCCACCTGTCCCGCGAAGCCGAAGAGGATGCCGGACTGCATGGACTGGACCGTGTTCCGGCCGATCACCCGGGGCGGCCGCACCAGCTCCACCCGGGGCAGCTTGGAAGCGTGCTCGAAGAGCGCCTCCGTCGAGATGCCGATGCCGGGGGCGATGGCACCCCCCAGGTAGGCGCCGGTGGCGTCGACCACGTCGAAGGTGGTGGCGGTCCCGAAGTCGACCACCACCACCGGCCCGCCGTACTGCTCGAAGGCGGCCACGGCGTCGACGATCCGGTCGGCGCCCACCTCCCGGGGGTTCTCGTAGCGGATGGGCATGCCGGTGTGGACTCCGGGCCCCACCACCAGCGGCTCCACGTGCAGCTCCTGGCGGAGGAAGCGGACGATCGCCGCCAGGGAGGGCGGCACCACGCAGGCGACGGCTGCCCCGTCGACCTCCTCGGGCCGCTCGCCGGCCCGGTCGAAGAGCACCTTGAGCATCACCGCCCACTCGTCCGCCGTCCGCTCCGGGCGGCTGGAGACCCGCCAGTGGCGGACCAGGCGGCGTCCGCGGTAGAGACCGATCATGGTCGTGGTGTTGCCCATGTCCAGCGCGAGTAGCACTTCCTCCGCTCGCCTCCGCTTGCAGACGTCTTCGAGGTCGTCGAAGCCTCCCGCCGCTCAGCCCGCGGCGCCGGTGGTCTCGCTGGCGCCCTTCGCCAGGCCGATGCGGCGCAGCGCCCGGTAGACGGGGACGGTCAGGAGCATGGCCACCAGGGCCTCCGGAAGTCCCTGCACCACGCCGATGCCCAGCGCGATCTGCCAGGGCAGGTAGCCCCGCAGCGTCACCAGGGTGAGGACGCCCACGGTGTTGGTCAGGCTGCCCAGGAGAGCCGCCAGGGCCGGGCCCGTCTCTCCCCGCCGCAACCAGCGGAGCACCAGCCAGGCCGCGCCCGCGGCCACGCCCAGCGATGCGGCGAGGCTCAAGGGCGTCACGCCCGGGTAGGGGGACTGGACGGAGGTGGGGATGCCGTTGGTCAGCCGGTAGGTGGCATCCCCCAGGGCGAGCGCCACCAGCGCGGCCACCGCCCAGCGGCCGGCGCGGCTCTCCGCCGCCCGGAGCGAGGCGTAGGCGACCAGCCCGATGAGGATGCGGGGGACGAAGGCGACCAGCGGGTCGCTGAACATCACCCGGGCGACGGGGTTGGCGGCGTGGGTGAGCGCCTGCCAGTAGCTGAAGGTGCCGAAGAGGAGGCCGGCCCAGGCTCCGGCCAGCGGCCCCTCCGCCAGGGCGGCCAGGATGACCGGGATGTGGATGGTGGTGGCGGAACCGGCCGGCGTCGGCACGGGGATGAATCCGAGGGGGGTGAGGCCGAGGACGACCACCAGCGCCCCCATGAGGGCGGTGACCACCAGGCTGCGGGTACGCGAATGGGCCTGCGCGACGTGCACGGGAATCCCTCCGTTCCGGCTCCGCTCCCGCGGATGCCGTTCGTCGGACTGCGCCTGTCGCCTGGAATCCGTCCGGAAGGCGGTGCG contains:
- a CDS encoding serine acetyltransferase, which gives rise to MALAHDLEEEGGRVPRGVLERAVERVAEAAERLHAEHREGDLPEPAAPRYPDAERLVRLIGKLRRVLFPGHYSGRQAVRLDVTALNERLGDIFWDLADEIHSARPHACDTSGSVCPEMGWAQEVAAEFIARLPDIRATLCGDVRAAYDGDPAAKSYDEILLAYPGFFAVLVYRLAHELWRLGVPLIPRMMTEHAHSVTGIDIHPGARIGRNFFIDHGTGVVIGETAVIGDHVKLYQGVTIGALSFPKDEHGELIRNQKRHPTLEDDVVVYSGATILGGSTVVGRGAVIGGNCWVTESVPAGAMVLHRPTVELRPPHGAAQPARGERSWTGSAS
- a CDS encoding SH3 domain-containing protein is translated as MGDLKAMADQIRAHESELVPHYEELARAAQTPAEIKIVHQLKSYQRLQLLSLELLGDRVPERFLGFGRVSADDVNIRSAPNGQSSLVGKVRQGDQVIICSYQGYWVEVQVMHGPSGYIFRDYVQEEGG
- a CDS encoding HD domain-containing protein, which encodes MQRLRWVQQLGTAYLVYPGCRHSRLEHGLGALAVAGRILDALARSGFAPPEEVARAVRAAALLHDVSHVPFGHTLEDERGLLPRHDQGSRLELLLAGELGRRLERLDLLEPVRAILEPAGAGAGPGPGKRRLPPWARETVAGTIDADLLDYLRRDAYYAGLRPGYDDRIFRYFVLDDGHLALNLQDRGIERPDARSEVVQVLRTRYFLTERVYFHHAKVASGAMVSRAVETVLEAGALREADLLAHGDQTLLDWLARGAGLDGEEGQAVSLLARGVLERRLLKRAYVLTPRTTRPEERAELTRRYWRRGEERRRLEAELAGEAGLPEGLVVVWCAQESALKEARVRVIGPAGRRALEGPEVEALDQAYRALWRFYVFAPPEARGRVEELAARRFDRPSELRPLG
- the extP gene encoding selenite/tellurite reduction operon b-type cytochrome ExtP is translated as MAEPRPNLWERIRGTALYRSIYRTRYPDQPRWQSMVILQSLALHLHPVRIPKRATRLTYTWGLGGLSVWLFLILTFTGVFLMFYYVPDVPGAYFSIQNLATSVTFGQFMRNLHRWAAHAMVLLVFMHMTRVFLTGSYKRPREYNWMVGVGLLVLTFLLSFTGYLLPWDQLALWAITVGTNMAGSTPLIGGTVRTALLGGFSVGPATLVRWYTLHVIFLPLALIVGMSIHFWRIRKDGGISTPIYEEEEIGTHVQQLAG
- a CDS encoding menaquinol-cytochrome C reductase gives rise to the protein MSSSLPGERTQPLEEEGAPARNPRERFFEDVPEEETRSVFVWPNLLSIELVGGLLLLLLLSVLAVLVNAPLETLANDEKTPDPSKAPWYFLGLQELLLHMHPSLAGVIVPGVVILGLMAIPYIDRERVGTGIYFTTKKGLPIALFSLVYTAVWEVGLILLDQYLPAAEGGHGLGPYLHTVLGWPEWISAIAVPSVIMLFIPTLLALIVRRRWQADTREVMIALYAFFFASFWTLTIVGTFFRGESMNLVLPWNLPGFSE
- a CDS encoding Rieske 2Fe-2S domain-containing protein translates to MSVQPEAEKPSAQPKPAPEPEKVSRRRLLRYLMWGSTGVFTLAVAGTGLGMFWPRKIEGFGGKVVAGPVSKFAQPLSVTVVREGKFYVSHVTRKYAPTEGLIALYWRCVHLGCTVPWVPAEDRFHCPCHGSIYDHAGKNIAGPAPRPLDWMPLTIEKGIVVVDTGKINQRHAVEADQITPLNG
- a CDS encoding cytochrome c, with the translated sequence MADEPVQDRERVYFLVMIFSWLLVLLLVGYAIYDPLRMADAAAQQRQQSIQSGARLYAQYCMVCHGPNGEGVVGKPLNRPDLQGDPAAKQDVVAMLTQTITNGRPGSTVPRWVRLPGGEWASFTAMPAWGRSQNGPLDEQMVNDLVAFIMNGDFALANRYTPPVGTGTLGPAAASDPAKLATQLPKPAGLDAGTYAQAQKIVGKYGCLSCHTIGSVGGRIGPDLTQVGSWGLDADFLQAWVLHAPTVKERAPVYWSNYQNPFPVLERALGSGGKADGRLDPLPAPVPLRIGTDMPDFSKAGMTPEEAKTLADYLLHLK
- a CDS encoding 4Fe-4S binding protein; translation: MAYTIVETCIGCSACEKVCPTDAIWGRQRELFHIDPELCIDCGACARVCPVQAIHDAKGFFPPRIARRADWPKPVVNPDLCSGCNFCVDICPFDCLEVEGGPMFGIARLVRPNACVSCGECEEVCIKGAIVVPGVRRPREVA
- a CDS encoding type III pantothenate kinase — its product is MLLALDMGNTTTMIGLYRGRRLVRHWRVSSRPERTADEWAVMLKVLFDRAGERPEEVDGAAVACVVPPSLAAIVRFLRQELHVEPLVVGPGVHTGMPIRYENPREVGADRIVDAVAAFEQYGGPVVVVDFGTATTFDVVDATGAYLGGAIAPGIGISTEALFEHASKLPRVELVRPPRVIGRNTVQSMQSGILFGFAGQVDALVRRIQRELGSRSAVVATGGYAELVAAESETIQRVDPFLTLTGLEIIYRRNQSREPALQADAD
- a CDS encoding ECF transporter S component — protein: MHVAQAHSRTRSLVVTALMGALVVVLGLTPLGFIPVPTPAGSATTIHIPVILAALAEGPLAGAWAGLLFGTFSYWQALTHAANPVARVMFSDPLVAFVPRILIGLVAYASLRAAESRAGRWAVAALVALALGDATYRLTNGIPTSVQSPYPGVTPLSLAASLGVAAGAAWLVLRWLRRGETGPALAALLGSLTNTVGVLTLVTLRGYLPWQIALGIGVVQGLPEALVAMLLTVPVYRALRRIGLAKGASETTGAAG